A single Streptomyces sannanensis DNA region contains:
- a CDS encoding FAD-dependent oxidoreductase produces MAELVVIGGGIAGLGTALLAARRGHTVALFEREARAPGSGRAGLDEDFFDWRRPGVPQAAQPHALLGAARAVLRGELPDVYETLLRLGARERHELDWFGERPPARPGDEHLVLTQTRRIVLESALTSALCAEPGAELRYGEPVTGLITAPTSRPPRVTGVRTAAGSYTADLVVDAAGRLGGTEVRLAAAGCRPGVTECHRTGLAYFCRWYRLPGGRLDGPMRPWTVNGGTFAGCAVFPSDNGVFAVTLFVHTDDPTRAALRDPDVFEAAAAMFPPGAAWLALGAEPLSDVLPAAGLDNRWSASADEAGQPVVAGLIGVGDTLTHTNPTLAQGMSLALWAARWVADHAEDQPGSPGFAAAYHAWAKRTLKPWFDVQVTADREIGERLATRRRAVGTRETGALFDCALDDPEVMRARARVRHLMASPAEAYGAPEIRRRVAAWLAARPGYEPNAGGPSRAAWERITGI; encoded by the coding sequence ATGGCGGAGCTGGTGGTCATCGGCGGAGGTATCGCCGGGCTCGGGACGGCACTGCTGGCCGCCAGGCGCGGGCATACCGTGGCCCTGTTCGAGCGCGAGGCGCGTGCTCCGGGCAGCGGGCGGGCCGGGCTCGACGAGGACTTCTTCGACTGGCGACGGCCCGGCGTCCCGCAGGCCGCCCAGCCGCATGCGCTGCTCGGCGCGGCCCGCGCCGTCCTGCGCGGCGAGCTGCCCGATGTGTACGAGACGCTGCTGCGGCTCGGCGCCCGTGAGCGGCATGAGCTGGACTGGTTCGGCGAGCGCCCGCCCGCCCGGCCGGGCGACGAGCACCTGGTGCTGACGCAGACCCGGCGGATCGTGCTGGAGTCCGCGCTCACCTCGGCACTGTGCGCCGAACCGGGGGCCGAACTGCGTTACGGCGAGCCGGTGACGGGTCTGATCACCGCCCCCACGAGCCGCCCGCCCAGGGTGACGGGTGTGCGCACCGCGGCCGGCTCGTACACCGCCGACCTGGTCGTCGACGCGGCCGGCCGGCTTGGCGGCACCGAGGTGCGGCTCGCGGCGGCGGGATGCCGGCCCGGGGTGACGGAGTGCCACCGTACGGGCCTGGCGTACTTCTGCCGCTGGTACCGGCTGCCCGGCGGGCGGCTCGACGGGCCGATGCGCCCCTGGACGGTGAACGGCGGTACCTTCGCCGGCTGCGCCGTCTTCCCCTCCGACAACGGTGTGTTCGCGGTGACCCTCTTCGTCCACACCGACGACCCGACGCGCGCGGCGCTGCGCGACCCGGACGTCTTCGAAGCGGCGGCCGCGATGTTCCCGCCGGGCGCGGCCTGGCTGGCACTGGGAGCCGAACCGCTGTCCGACGTACTCCCTGCCGCCGGGCTCGACAACCGCTGGAGTGCGTCGGCCGACGAGGCCGGACAGCCGGTCGTCGCGGGCCTGATCGGCGTCGGCGACACGCTCACCCACACCAATCCCACGCTGGCGCAGGGGATGTCGCTGGCGCTGTGGGCCGCGCGGTGGGTGGCGGACCACGCGGAGGACCAGCCCGGCTCGCCCGGATTCGCCGCCGCTTACCACGCCTGGGCGAAACGGACCCTCAAACCCTGGTTCGACGTCCAGGTCACCGCGGACCGGGAGATCGGGGAACGCCTCGCCACCCGGAGGCGGGCCGTCGGAACCCGTGAGACCGGCGCCCTTTTCGACTGCGCGCTCGACGATCCCGAAGTGATGCGGGCCCGGGCGCGGGTGCGGCACCTCATGGCCTCCCCGGCCGAGGCGTACGGCGCTCCGGAGATCAGGCGGCGGGTCGCCGCCTGGCTCGCCGCGCGCCCCGGCTACGAGCCGAACGCGGGCGGCCCGAGCCGTGCCGCCTGGGAACGGATCACGGGGATCTGA
- a CDS encoding ATP-dependent DNA ligase, translating to MDLPVMPPVKPMLAKSVTTIPPGMQYEAKWDGFRAIVHRDGDEVVIGSRTGKPLTRYFPELVEALRERLPDRCVVDGEIVIAYGGRLDFDRLTERIHPADSRVRTLAERTPASFVAFDLLALDDTALLDTPLAERRALLAEALSDVAPPVHLAPATTDIEVAREWFERYEGAGLDGVIAKPLDLPYRPDARLMFKVKHERTADCVVAGYRFHKSGPIIGSLLLGLFDSQGNLQHVGVCAAFPMRRREELVAELEPLRMESPEGHPWASWTDESAHDSVRLPGAPSRWSGKKDLSWVPLRPERVCEVAYDHMEGDRFRHTAQFRRWRPDRAPGSCTYGQLEEPVRYDLDEVLRSP from the coding sequence ATGGACCTGCCGGTGATGCCGCCTGTGAAACCGATGCTCGCCAAGTCCGTGACCACGATCCCGCCAGGGATGCAGTACGAGGCGAAGTGGGACGGCTTCCGTGCCATCGTCCACCGGGACGGCGACGAGGTGGTCATCGGCAGCCGCACCGGAAAGCCGCTCACCCGTTACTTCCCGGAACTGGTCGAGGCGCTGCGTGAGCGGCTGCCCGACCGTTGCGTCGTCGACGGCGAGATCGTGATCGCATACGGCGGGCGGCTGGACTTCGACCGGCTGACCGAGCGCATCCACCCCGCGGACTCGCGCGTACGCACACTGGCCGAGCGGACACCCGCCAGCTTTGTCGCCTTCGACCTGCTGGCCCTCGACGACACGGCGCTGCTCGACACCCCGCTCGCCGAGCGGCGGGCCCTGCTCGCCGAGGCGCTGTCGGACGTCGCCCCGCCCGTCCATCTCGCGCCCGCCACCACCGATATCGAGGTCGCCCGGGAGTGGTTCGAACGCTACGAGGGCGCCGGGCTCGACGGGGTGATCGCCAAACCACTGGACCTTCCCTACCGGCCGGACGCCCGGCTGATGTTCAAGGTCAAGCACGAGCGTACGGCGGACTGTGTGGTCGCCGGCTACCGCTTCCACAAGAGCGGGCCGATCATCGGATCACTCCTGCTCGGACTCTTCGACAGCCAGGGCAACCTCCAGCATGTCGGCGTCTGCGCCGCCTTTCCGATGCGCCGCCGCGAGGAGCTGGTCGCGGAGCTGGAGCCGCTGCGCATGGAGTCGCCCGAGGGCCACCCCTGGGCCTCTTGGACGGACGAGTCGGCGCACGACAGCGTCCGGCTGCCGGGAGCCCCCAGCCGCTGGTCCGGCAAGAAGGACCTGTCGTGGGTGCCGCTGCGCCCGGAACGGGTCTGCGAGGTGGCGTACGACCACATGGAGGGGGACCGGTTCCGGCACACCGCGCAGTTCCGCCGCTGGCGCCCGGACCGTGCACCGGGCTCCTGTACGTACGGCCAGCTGGAGGAGCCCGTACGCTACGACCTGGACGAGGTGCTCAGATCCCCGTGA
- a CDS encoding YchJ family protein produces the protein MARRTSRPSRTARPHRHIDAGSPCPCGLPAVYGECCGRFHAGTAAAPTAEALMRSRFSAFAVEDEAYLLRTWHPDTRPSRVDFDPGMRWTALEILDTAEGSAFHSMGTVTFRAHYTHGGQAGDLHEQSRFVRHEGVWVYLDAVFAD, from the coding sequence ATGGCCCGACGCACCTCACGCCCCTCACGCACCGCACGTCCGCACCGGCACATCGACGCCGGCTCGCCCTGCCCGTGCGGGCTGCCCGCCGTGTACGGCGAGTGCTGCGGGCGCTTTCACGCGGGCACCGCGGCCGCGCCGACCGCGGAGGCGCTGATGCGTTCCCGGTTCAGCGCCTTCGCCGTCGAGGACGAGGCGTATCTGCTGCGCACCTGGCACCCCGACACCCGGCCGTCACGCGTCGACTTCGACCCCGGGATGCGCTGGACCGCACTGGAGATCCTGGACACCGCCGAGGGCAGCGCCTTCCACTCCATGGGCACGGTCACCTTCCGCGCGCACTACACGCACGGCGGACAGGCCGGTGATCTGCACGAGCAGAGCCGCTTTGTGCGGCACGAAGGTGTCTGGGTCTACCTGGACGCCGTCTTCGCGGACTGA
- a CDS encoding SCO1664 family protein yields MPASERVSSRSLGPEGSACELLTGGELTVRGRIREASNAVLFCTVAYDGEEASCVYKPIAGERPLWDFPDGTLAQREVAAYEVSEAMGWDLVPPTVLRDGPYGEGMVQLWVEADPEASLLALVEDEEPGDGWKAVGFADVGEGRTALLVHADDPRLQRLAVLDAVINNGDRKGGHLLPTPDGRLFGIDHGVTFHVDDRLRTLLWGWAGEPLTAEAVEALAGLDTALSEGGFLAVRLAGLITQAEVAALRARVQALRASGVHPEPSGEWPAIPWPPV; encoded by the coding sequence ATGCCCGCGTCAGAACGGGTATCGTCGCGGAGCCTAGGCCCCGAGGGCTCCGCCTGTGAGCTGCTGACCGGCGGCGAGCTCACGGTGCGCGGCCGGATCCGCGAGGCCTCCAACGCGGTGCTGTTCTGCACGGTCGCGTACGACGGCGAGGAGGCGTCCTGCGTCTACAAGCCCATCGCCGGGGAGCGGCCCCTGTGGGACTTCCCCGACGGCACCCTCGCCCAGCGCGAGGTCGCCGCGTACGAGGTGTCCGAGGCCATGGGATGGGACCTGGTGCCGCCCACCGTGCTGCGCGACGGGCCGTACGGCGAGGGCATGGTCCAGCTGTGGGTCGAGGCGGATCCCGAGGCGTCCCTCCTCGCCCTGGTCGAGGACGAGGAGCCCGGGGACGGTTGGAAGGCGGTCGGCTTCGCCGACGTGGGCGAGGGTCGGACGGCGTTGCTGGTGCATGCCGACGACCCACGGCTGCAGCGGCTCGCCGTACTCGACGCGGTGATCAACAACGGCGACCGGAAGGGCGGGCATCTGCTGCCGACGCCCGACGGGCGGCTGTTCGGCATCGACCACGGGGTCACCTTCCACGTCGACGACAGGCTGCGCACGCTGCTGTGGGGCTGGGCGGGTGAGCCTCTGACGGCCGAGGCGGTCGAGGCCCTGGCGGGCCTCGACACCGCGCTGTCCGAGGGCGGCTTCCTCGCCGTCCGTCTGGCCGGACTGATCACCCAGGCCGAGGTGGCTGCCCTCCGCGCCCGCGTCCAGGCGCTGCGCGCGTCGGGTGTGCACCCGGAGCCGTCTGGGGAGTGGCCGGCCATCCCCTGGCCCCCGGTGTAG
- the ligD gene encoding non-homologous end-joining DNA ligase yields the protein MAGAVELVVGERTVRVSNPDKVYFPEPGYTKLDLVHYYLAVGDGITRALRNRPTTLERYPDGVTGESFFQKRAPKYLPEWIPTAHITFPSGRSADEMCPTEPAAVLWAANLGAVTFHPWPVRRGDTDHPDELRLDLDPQPGTDFADAVRAAHELRAVLDDVGLRGWPKTSGGRGIHVFVPIEPRWTFTQVRRSAIACGRELERRMPGRVTTKWWKEERGERIFVDYNQTARDRTIASAYSVRPRPNAPVSAPLRWGELDDAVPQDFDIMTMPARYAELGDVHADMDSHAFSLRALLDLADRDERDHGMGDLPYPPEYPKMPGEPKRVRPSRAKRPGRKET from the coding sequence ATGGCCGGAGCGGTGGAACTGGTGGTGGGCGAGCGGACGGTACGTGTGTCCAATCCGGACAAGGTGTACTTTCCGGAGCCCGGCTACACCAAGTTGGACCTGGTCCACTACTACCTCGCCGTCGGTGACGGCATCACCCGCGCCCTGCGGAACCGTCCCACCACCCTGGAGCGCTACCCGGACGGGGTGACCGGCGAGTCCTTCTTCCAGAAGCGCGCCCCCAAGTACCTCCCGGAGTGGATTCCGACCGCGCACATCACCTTCCCGAGCGGCCGGTCCGCGGACGAGATGTGCCCGACCGAACCCGCGGCCGTCCTCTGGGCGGCCAATCTCGGCGCCGTCACCTTCCACCCGTGGCCCGTCCGGCGCGGTGACACCGACCATCCGGACGAGTTGCGTCTCGACCTGGACCCGCAGCCCGGCACCGACTTCGCCGACGCGGTGCGCGCGGCCCATGAACTGCGCGCCGTGCTCGATGACGTCGGCCTGCGCGGCTGGCCCAAGACATCCGGCGGACGCGGGATCCATGTGTTCGTGCCGATCGAACCTCGCTGGACCTTCACCCAGGTGCGGCGTTCCGCCATCGCGTGCGGCCGGGAACTGGAGCGCCGTATGCCTGGCCGGGTGACCACGAAATGGTGGAAGGAGGAGCGCGGCGAGCGGATCTTCGTCGACTACAACCAGACGGCCCGAGACCGCACCATCGCCTCCGCCTACTCCGTCCGGCCCCGCCCGAACGCCCCTGTGTCGGCCCCGTTGCGGTGGGGCGAGCTCGACGACGCGGTGCCGCAGGACTTCGACATCATGACCATGCCCGCCCGGTACGCCGAACTCGGTGATGTCCACGCCGACATGGACAGCCACGCCTTCAGCCTCCGTGCGCTGCTCGACCTGGCCGACCGCGACGAGCGGGATCACGGCATGGGCGACCTGCCGTACCCGCCCGAGTACCCGAAGATGCCCGGCGAGCCCAAACGCGTCCGGCCGAGCCGCGCGAAGCGGCCCGGCCGGAAAGAGACATAG
- a CDS encoding DUF3090 domain-containing protein — MSRQVFFYDPPERFVAGTVGMPGRRMFFLQASAAGRVTSVALEKTQVAALAERIDELLDEVLRRTGGNAPVPAVAPPDTTDTAPLDTPVEEEFRVGTMALAWDGEEQRMIIEAQALVELEADSEEDLAAAEERLLQDEENGPPMLRVRLTGAQARAFAKRALDVVNAGRPPCPLCSLPLDPEGHVCPRQNGYRRGA; from the coding sequence GTGTCCCGCCAGGTGTTCTTCTACGATCCACCGGAGCGCTTCGTGGCCGGTACGGTCGGGATGCCCGGACGCCGTATGTTCTTCCTCCAGGCCTCCGCCGCGGGCCGGGTCACCAGCGTCGCGCTGGAGAAGACCCAGGTCGCCGCACTCGCCGAGCGGATCGACGAACTGCTCGACGAGGTGCTCCGCCGCACCGGCGGCAACGCCCCTGTGCCGGCCGTCGCGCCCCCCGACACCACCGACACGGCGCCGCTCGACACGCCCGTCGAGGAGGAGTTCCGGGTGGGCACGATGGCACTTGCCTGGGACGGCGAGGAACAGCGCATGATCATCGAGGCACAGGCGCTGGTGGAGTTGGAGGCCGACTCCGAGGAAGACCTCGCCGCAGCCGAGGAGCGGCTCCTCCAGGACGAGGAGAACGGCCCCCCGATGCTGCGTGTGCGGCTCACCGGAGCCCAGGCCAGGGCCTTCGCCAAGCGTGCCCTCGACGTCGTCAACGCGGGCCGGCCGCCGTGCCCGCTGTGCAGCCTGCCGCTCGACCCGGAAGGACATGTATGCCCGCGTCAGAACGGGTATCGTCGCGGAGCCTAG
- a CDS encoding PHP domain-containing protein gives MKPVEALERIAFLLERAGAETYRVRAFRTASSVVAGMPADELTARARAGTLDAVKGIGPKSAKVIREALDGETPSYLRTLLEEAAEPLAQGGNELRRALRGDCHMHSDWSDGGSPIEAMGRTAAGLGHEWAVLTDHSPRLTIAKGLSAERLREQLDVIAELNRQWAPFRLLTGIECDILDDGSLDQQPELLDHLDVVVASVHSKLGMDPLAMTRRMIKAVRNPLVDILGHCTGRLVTGNRRRPESRFDAAQVFAACTESGTALEINCRPDRLDPPSRLLRQAVESGVHFAIDTDAHAPGQLDWQIIGCARAEACGVPASRVVNTWPADRLRRWTLTSQFV, from the coding sequence ATGAAGCCGGTCGAAGCCCTGGAGAGAATCGCCTTCCTGCTGGAGCGCGCCGGGGCCGAAACCTATCGCGTACGGGCCTTCCGCACCGCGTCCTCCGTCGTCGCCGGCATGCCGGCGGACGAACTGACCGCCCGGGCGCGGGCCGGCACACTCGACGCTGTCAAGGGGATCGGCCCCAAGTCCGCGAAGGTCATCCGCGAGGCGCTCGACGGAGAGACACCCTCGTACCTGCGGACCCTCCTCGAGGAAGCGGCCGAGCCCCTCGCCCAGGGCGGGAACGAGCTGCGCCGGGCACTGCGCGGGGACTGTCATATGCACTCGGACTGGTCGGACGGCGGCAGCCCCATCGAGGCAATGGGCAGAACAGCAGCCGGACTGGGCCACGAGTGGGCGGTCCTCACCGACCACTCCCCCAGACTGACGATCGCCAAGGGACTGTCGGCCGAGCGGCTGCGCGAACAACTGGACGTGATCGCGGAATTGAACCGGCAGTGGGCCCCGTTCAGGCTGCTGACGGGCATCGAGTGCGACATCCTGGACGACGGCTCACTCGACCAGCAGCCCGAACTGCTGGACCACCTCGACGTCGTCGTCGCATCCGTGCACTCGAAACTGGGCATGGACCCCCTCGCCATGACACGGCGCATGATCAAGGCGGTCCGCAACCCTCTGGTCGACATCCTTGGGCACTGCACGGGACGTCTGGTCACCGGCAACCGCCGACGGCCGGAATCACGCTTCGATGCGGCACAGGTCTTCGCGGCATGCACGGAATCCGGTACCGCCCTCGAGATCAACTGCCGCCCCGACCGACTGGATCCGCCCTCCCGGCTGCTGCGCCAGGCAGTGGAGTCCGGGGTGCACTTCGCCATCGACACCGATGCGCACGCTCCCGGTCAGCTCGACTGGCAGATCATCGGCTGCGCTCGCGCGGAGGCCTGCGGCGTGCCCGCCTCCCGCGTCGTCAACACCTGGCCTGCGGACCGGCTACGACGCTGGACCCTTACCTCACAGTTTGTATAG
- a CDS encoding PAC2 family protein has product MIELEGVPELIDPVMVAAFEGWNDAGDAASTAVAHLDREWKGEVFAALDAEDYYDFQVNRPTVWLDGGVRRITWPTTRLSVVRIGGEKPRDLVLVRGIEPSMRWRSFCNELLGFAHELGVEMVVILGALLGDTPHTRPVPVSGVTSDPDLARTMDLEETRYEGPTGIVGILQEACTHAGVPAVSLWAAVPHYVSQPPNPKATLALLNRLEDLIDLRIPLGELPEDARAWQVGVDQLAAEDSEVAEYVRTLEEARDTAELPEASGEAIAREFERYLRRRDGGPAQAHGGHATEGGDSTYLRDTAGGRTRPLKPPRPERESRSEDGDGESGSGSGESSED; this is encoded by the coding sequence GTGATCGAGCTCGAGGGGGTTCCCGAGCTGATCGACCCGGTCATGGTGGCCGCGTTCGAGGGCTGGAACGACGCCGGCGACGCCGCCTCCACCGCGGTCGCGCACCTGGACCGGGAATGGAAGGGCGAGGTGTTCGCGGCGCTCGACGCCGAGGACTACTACGACTTCCAGGTCAACCGGCCCACGGTGTGGCTGGACGGCGGGGTCCGCCGGATCACCTGGCCCACCACACGGCTCTCCGTGGTACGGATCGGCGGGGAGAAGCCCCGTGACCTCGTCCTGGTCCGCGGCATCGAGCCGTCCATGCGCTGGCGCTCGTTCTGCAACGAGCTGCTCGGCTTCGCCCATGAGCTGGGCGTCGAGATGGTGGTGATCCTGGGCGCCCTGCTGGGCGACACCCCGCACACCCGTCCGGTGCCGGTCAGCGGAGTGACCTCCGACCCGGATCTGGCCAGGACCATGGATCTGGAGGAGACCCGGTACGAAGGCCCCACCGGCATCGTCGGCATCCTCCAGGAGGCCTGCACGCACGCCGGAGTTCCGGCGGTGAGCCTGTGGGCCGCGGTGCCGCACTATGTGTCGCAGCCGCCCAACCCGAAGGCCACCCTGGCACTGCTCAACCGGCTCGAGGATCTGATCGACTTGCGGATCCCGCTCGGCGAGCTGCCGGAGGACGCCCGGGCCTGGCAGGTCGGGGTGGACCAGCTGGCCGCGGAGGACAGTGAAGTGGCGGAGTACGTCCGGACACTGGAGGAGGCACGGGACACCGCGGAACTCCCGGAGGCCTCCGGCGAGGCGATCGCCCGCGAGTTCGAGCGCTATCTGCGACGGCGCGACGGCGGCCCGGCCCAGGCCCACGGCGGCCACGCCACCGAGGGCGGTGACAGCACCTATCTCCGGGACACCGCCGGCGGCCGTACCAGGCCGCTCAAGCCGCCGAGGCCCGAGCGCGAGAGCCGGTCCGAGGACGGCGACGGCGAGTCCGGATCCGGTTCCGGGGAGTCCTCGGAGGACTGA
- a CDS encoding histidine phosphatase family protein — protein MPTLMLVRHGRSTANTAGVLAGWTPGVALDERGAAQAAALPGRLAGLPLAAAVTSPLQRCRDTLQPLLAARPDLPLHTDERIGECHYGDWSGRKLAELTDEPLMETVQRHPSAAAFPGGESLRAMQARAVGAVRDWNARVESDHGEDAIYLMCSHGDIIKSIVADALGMHLDLFQRIRVDPCSLTVIRYTRLRPFLLRLGDTGDLASLLPRGDGGQAVVGGGAGAP, from the coding sequence ATGCCCACGCTGATGCTTGTACGGCACGGACGCTCCACCGCCAACACCGCCGGTGTGCTCGCGGGCTGGACACCCGGCGTCGCCCTCGACGAGCGGGGCGCCGCCCAGGCGGCCGCGCTCCCCGGCAGGCTCGCCGGACTCCCGCTGGCCGCGGCCGTCACCAGCCCGCTCCAGCGCTGCCGGGACACCCTCCAGCCGCTGCTCGCCGCCCGCCCGGACCTGCCCCTGCACACCGACGAACGGATCGGCGAGTGCCACTACGGGGACTGGTCGGGCCGCAAACTCGCGGAACTCACCGACGAGCCGCTGATGGAGACCGTCCAGCGGCACCCCTCGGCCGCCGCCTTCCCCGGCGGTGAGTCGCTGCGGGCCATGCAGGCCCGGGCGGTCGGGGCGGTACGGGACTGGAACGCCCGCGTCGAGTCCGACCACGGGGAGGACGCGATCTATCTGATGTGCTCGCACGGCGACATCATCAAGTCGATCGTCGCCGACGCCCTCGGTATGCACCTCGACCTCTTCCAGCGGATCCGGGTGGACCCGTGTTCCCTCACCGTGATCCGCTACACCCGGCTGCGCCCCTTCCTGCTGCGCCTCGGCGACACCGGCGACCTCGCCTCGCTGCTGCCGCGCGGCGACGGCGGACAGGCCGTCGTCGGCGGCGGCGCGGGGGCGCCGTGA
- a CDS encoding DUF6479 family protein — protein METIFLAVDTKILADIAPFFLVGIAVAGTLLVLFFWGKIVRSREPEPPAPETQPHIPKKGPVREIREYRELDEVPRTMDGSRRLMPYALRTSGGSKRAKHRRPRKWDEGHSGGFGSGSLGG, from the coding sequence ATGGAGACGATATTTCTGGCCGTCGACACAAAAATCCTGGCGGACATCGCGCCGTTCTTCCTGGTCGGCATCGCCGTCGCGGGCACGCTGCTGGTGCTCTTCTTCTGGGGAAAGATCGTGCGTTCCAGGGAGCCGGAGCCGCCGGCCCCGGAGACCCAGCCGCACATCCCGAAGAAAGGCCCGGTCAGGGAAATCCGCGAGTACCGGGAGCTCGACGAAGTACCCCGGACCATGGACGGCAGTCGGCGTCTCATGCCGTACGCCCTCCGCACTTCCGGCGGCAGCAAGCGGGCGAAGCACAGGAGGCCACGCAAGTGGGACGAGGGGCACAGCGGCGGCTTCGGCAGCGGGTCCCTCGGCGGGTAG
- the mshC gene encoding cysteine--1-D-myo-inosityl 2-amino-2-deoxy-alpha-D-glucopyranoside ligase has protein sequence MHAWPASEVPALPGKGRDLRIHDTATGGLVTLDPGPVARIYVCGITPYDATHMGHAATYNAFDLVQRVWLDTKRQVHYVQNVTDVDDPLLERANRDGVDWIGLAERETSLFREDMTALRMLPPQHYIGAVEAIPGIVPLVERLRDAGAAYELEGDIYFSVEADPHFGEVSNLDAAAMRLLSAERGGDPDRPGKKNPLDPMLWMAAREGEPSWDGGTLGRGRPGWHIECVAIALDHLGMGFDVQGGGSDLAFPHHEMGASHAQTLTGEYPFAKAYVHAGMVALDGEKMSKSKGNLVFVSKLRHDGVDPAAIRLALLAHHYRADWEWTDSVLEEAVARLDRWRAAVSRPDGPSADALVEEIREALADDLDAPAALAAVDRWAARQHNEGGTDEGAPGVVSRAVDALLGVAL, from the coding sequence ATGCATGCCTGGCCCGCTTCCGAGGTCCCCGCCCTGCCCGGCAAGGGCCGCGACCTCCGGATCCACGACACCGCGACCGGCGGCCTCGTCACCCTCGACCCCGGTCCCGTCGCCCGTATCTACGTCTGCGGCATCACTCCGTACGACGCGACCCACATGGGTCACGCGGCGACCTACAACGCGTTCGACCTCGTTCAGCGCGTGTGGCTCGACACCAAGCGGCAGGTTCACTACGTCCAGAACGTGACGGACGTCGACGATCCCCTGCTGGAGCGCGCGAACCGCGACGGCGTCGACTGGATCGGCCTCGCCGAGCGTGAGACCTCGCTGTTCCGCGAGGACATGACCGCCCTCCGCATGCTGCCCCCGCAGCACTACATCGGCGCTGTCGAGGCGATACCCGGAATCGTGCCGCTCGTCGAGCGGCTGCGGGACGCCGGAGCCGCGTACGAGCTCGAAGGGGACATCTACTTCTCCGTCGAGGCCGACCCCCACTTCGGGGAGGTCTCGAACCTCGACGCCGCAGCCATGCGGTTGCTGTCCGCCGAGCGCGGCGGAGACCCGGACCGTCCGGGCAAGAAGAACCCGCTCGACCCGATGCTCTGGATGGCGGCCCGCGAGGGAGAGCCGAGCTGGGACGGGGGCACCCTGGGCCGCGGCCGGCCCGGCTGGCACATCGAGTGCGTGGCCATCGCCCTGGACCACCTCGGGATGGGCTTCGACGTGCAGGGCGGCGGCTCCGACCTGGCCTTCCCGCACCACGAGATGGGCGCCTCGCACGCCCAGACGCTGACCGGGGAGTACCCGTTCGCCAAGGCGTATGTCCACGCGGGCATGGTCGCCCTGGACGGAGAGAAGATGTCGAAGTCCAAGGGCAACCTGGTTTTCGTGTCGAAGCTGCGCCACGACGGCGTGGACCCGGCCGCGATCCGGCTGGCCCTGCTCGCGCACCACTACCGGGCCGACTGGGAGTGGACCGACAGCGTCCTCGAAGAGGCCGTGGCCCGGCTCGACCGGTGGCGCGCGGCGGTGTCCCGGCCCGACGGCCCGTCCGCCGACGCGCTGGTCGAGGAGATCCGCGAGGCGCTCGCGGACGACCTCGACGCCCCGGCTGCGCTGGCCGCGGTGGACCGCTGGGCCGCGCGCCAGCACAACGAGGGCGGTACGGACGAGGGCGCGCCCGGCGTCGTCTCGCGTGCCGTCGACGCTCTGCTCGGTGTGGCCCTGTAA